One genomic region from Lycorma delicatula isolate Av1 chromosome 1, ASM4794821v1, whole genome shotgun sequence encodes:
- the LOC142326821 gene encoding uncharacterized protein LOC142326821, producing MYILAILTIVFLTQDIISNGYNLEIEDNTNSEEYCDKPYSCLDCYTARVCHKKQDGSYQEVNRFNCSDDAPYCNPETGTCSNVPANITCGKYGNFTCMRDGYFPHPINCHKYYVCQNFIPYEFTCESGNYYNSKSENCKYKYTCYTFECFGKSGKKVAYVNDKRIFAYCNNNATVVIVDKCPGNYELNEDTQECELTCNKQGLFANAADCTKYYKCSKETSYYDLTRSSHECPYGEGFNAVNSQCEPIENIPFCNVLDETTVTESTEEILTQAETTYQPTSLETTEQTVITTEQSLLTTVLQESSTPTESSSHYSDTPTSDTTVEVTSTTTSSVTSETTSTESSSESSGIPESTSETVISTETPTTQSPSTESSSHYSVTPTSVSTEEITSSEFSSVTSETISPESSSTSSATTETTSETVFSTETSPTTQSTESSSHYSDTPTSVTTVEVTSETTSTASSSESSVIPESTSETVISTETPTTQSPSTESSSQYSVTPTSVSTEEVTSSEFFSVTSETISPESSSASSATPETTSETVFSTEPSPTTQSTESSSHYSDTPTSVTTVEVTSETTSTASSSESSGIPESTSETVISTETPTTQSPSTESSSQYSVTPTSVSTEEVTSSEFFSVTSETISPESSSTSSATPETTSETVFSTEPSPTTQSTESSSHYSDTPTSVTTVEVTSETTSTESSSESSSIPESTSETVISTETPTTQSPSTESSSQYSVTPTSVSTEEVTSSEFFSVTSETISPESSSASSATPETTSETVFSTEPSPTTQSTESSSHYSDTPTSVTTVEVTSETTSTASSSESSGIPESTSETVISTETPTTQSPSTESSSQYSVTPTSVSTEEVTSSEFFSVTSETISPERSSTSSATPETTSETVFSTEPSPTTQSTESSSHYSDTPTSVTTVEVTSETTSTASISESSGIPESTSETVISTETPTTQSPSTESSSQYSITPTSVSTEEVTSSEFFSVTSETIFPESSSASSATAETTSERVFSTETPTTQSPSTESSSHYSDTPTSMSTEEVTSSEFFSVTSETILPESSSTSSATPETTSETVFSTEPSPTTQSTESSSHYSDTPTSVTTVEVTSETTSTASISESSGIPESTSETVISTETPTTQSPSTESSSQYSITPTSVSTEEVTSSEFFSVTSETILPESSSASSATAETTSERVFSTETPTTQSPSTESSSHYSDTPTSVCTEEVTSSEFFSVTSETISPESSSTSSATPETTSETVFSTEPSPTTQSTESSSHYSDTPTSVTTVEVTSETTSTASSSESSGIPESTSETVISTETPTTQSPSTESSSHYSVTPTSVSTEEITSSEFSSVTSETISPESSSTSSATPETTSETVFSTVTSPTTQSTSTESSAQYSITPTSVTAVEVTSTESSSITSETTSTESSSESSGIPESTSETVFSTETPTTQSASTENSSQYSVTPTSVSTEEVTSSEFSSVSSQTTSPESSSVSSSTPETTTSKTVFSTEKLPTTSLPETITTEDPSSSVSSPTPPTKPIASSFEPSSITSFSVTTEEVSSKSSSVTSHSILTEGTTFSSGTTVTTTSEQPSSHEISSITPLFSTVSESSTVTSQPITLITSSDTPITEIGSSILSTSISSTATPAVSVSISSSQETDVTDTTSASSTLVTKKPSTLDLSTIEITTISEVSSTSTPASSSSVTSTQEQSTLSSTSLSSATYKETSTEFTPTLTSSSVYTSASTPASPTTMGSTDSTTRLIVSTGASTQASSPVTASTHISSESPTTERTTEITTHSSRSHKTKRTFPTRPATKTKPSKRTIHTIHTTNPTEHTRRTLKTLRTAKTVRPTKFTPARKTTRMYRLNISSNYPHQQTKENKISLLDKIFSLFL from the exons ATGTATATTCTTGCAATCCTAACAATTGTATTCTtg acacAGGACATTATAAGTAATGGATACAACTTAGAGATTGAAGATAATACAAACAGTGAAGAATATTGTGATAAACCTTATTCTTGCTTAGATTGTTACACTGCCCGTGTTTGCCATAAAAAGCAGGATGGATCATATCAAGAGGTTAATAGGTTTAATTGTTCAGATGATGCACCTTATTGTAATCCAGAAACAGGAACTTGCTCAAATGTACCGGCAAATATAACTTGTGGAAAGTATGGAAATTTCACATGCATGAGAGATGGGTACTTTCCCCATCCAATAAACTGTCATAAGTATTATGTATGCCAAAACTTCATTCCTTATGAATTCACATGTGAGTCAGGTAATTACTACAACTCAAAATCAGAAAACTGCAAGTACAAATATACCTGTTATACCTTTGAATGTTTCGGGAAATCAGGGAAAAAAGTTGCATATGTCAATGACAAAAGAATATTTGCATATTGCAACAACAATGCAACAGTAGTAATTGTAGACAAATGCCCTGGAAACTATGAGCTAAATGAAGATACACAAGAATGTGAGCTAACTTGTAACAAACAAGGACTCTTTGCAAATGCAGCTGACTgcacaaaatattacaaatgttcTAAAGAAACATCATATTATGACTTGACACGAAGTAGCCATGAATGTCCATATGGGGAAGGATTCAATGCAGTTAATTCCCAGTGTGAACCAATAGAGAACATACCATTCTGTAATGTACTAGATGAAACTACAGTAACAGAAAGCACTGAGGAAATATTGACACAAGCAGAAACAACTTATCAACCAACCAGTTTAGAAACAACAGAACAAACAGTTATTACAACAGAACAATCATTATTAACCACTGTGTTACAAGAAAGCAGCACACCAACAGAAAGTAGTTCACATTATTCAGATACACCCACTTCTGATACAACTGTGGAAGTAACTTCTACAACAACTTCTTCTGTAACTTCAGAGACTACCTCAACTGAAAGTAGTTCAGAATCATCTGGCATACCTGAATCAACATCAGAAACAGTAATTTCAACTGAAACACCAACCACACAAAGCCCATCAACAGAAAGTAGTTCACATTATTCAGTTACACCCACTTCCGTGTCAACTGAGGAAATAACTTCTTCAGAATTTTCTTCTGTAACATCAGAAACTATTTCACCTGAAAGTAGTTCAACATCATCTGCTACAACAGAAACGACATCAGAAACAGTATTTTCAACTGAAACATCACCAACCACACAAAGCACAGAAAGTAGTTCACATTATTCAGATACACCCACTTCTGTTACTACTGTTGAAGTAACTTCGGAGACTACCTCAACTGCAAGTAGTTCAGAATCATCTGTCATACCTGAATCAACATCAGAAACAGTAATTTCAACTGAAACACCAACCACACAAAGCCCATCAACAGAAAGTAGTTCACAATATTCAGTTACACCCACTTCCGTGTCAACTGAGGAAGTAacttcttcagaatttttttctgtaacatcaGAAACTATTTCACCTGAAAGTAGTTCAGCATCATCTGCTACACCTGAAACGACATCAGAAACAGTATTTTCAACTGAACCATCACCAACCACACAAAGCACAGAAAGTAGTTCACATTATTCAGATACACCCACTTCTGTTACTACTGTTGAAGTAACTTCGGAGACTACCTCAACTGCAAGTAGTTCAGAATCATCTGGCATACCTGAATCAACATCAGAAACAGTAATTTCAACTGAAACACCAACCACACAAAGCCCATCAACAGAAAGTAGTTCACAATATTCAGTTACACCCACTTCCGTGTCAACTGAAGAAGTAacttcttcagaatttttttctgtaacatcaGAAACTATTTCACCTGAAAGTAGTTCAACATCATCTGCTACACCTGAAACGACATCAGAAACAGTATTTTCAACTGAACCATCACCAACCACACAAAGCACAGAAAGTAGTTCACATTATTCAGATACACCCACTTCTGTTACTACTGTGGAAGTAACTTCAGAGACTACCTCAACTGAAAGTAGTTCAGAATCATCTAGCATACCTGAATCAACATCAGAAACAGTAATTTCAACTGAAACACCAACCACACAAAGCCCATCAACAGAAAGTAGTTCACAATATTCAGTTACACCCACTTCCGTGTCAACTGAGGAAGTAacttcttcagaatttttttctgtaacatcaGAAACTATTTCACCTGAAAGTAGTTCAGCATCATCTGCTACACCTGAAACGACATCAGAAACAGTATTTTCAACTGAACCATCACCAACCACACAAAGCACAGAAAGTAGTTCACATTATTCAGATACACCCACTTCTGTTACTACTGTTGAAGTAACTTCGGAGACTACCTCAACTGCAAGTAGTTCAGAATCATCTGGCATACCTGAATCAACATCAGAAACAGTAATTTCAACTGAAACACCAACCACACAAAGCCCATCAACAGAAAGTAGTTCACAATATTCAGTTACACCCACTTCCGTGTCAACTGAAGAAGTAacttcttcagaatttttttctgtaacatcaGAAACTATTTCACCTGAACGTAGTTCAACATCATCTGCTACACCTGAAACGACATCAGAAACAGTATTTTCAACTGAACCATCACCAACCACACAAAGCACAGAAAGTAGTTCACATTATTCAGATACACCCACTTCTGTTACTACTGTGGAAGTAACTTCAGAGACTACCTCAACTGCAAGTATTTCAGAATCATCTGGCATACCTGAATCAACATCAGAAACAGTAATTTCAACTGAAACACCAACCACACAAAGCCCATCAACCGAAAGTAGTTCACAATATTCAATTACACCCACTTCCGTGTCAACTGAGGAAGTAacttcttcagaatttttttctgtaacatcaGAAACTATTTTTCCTGAAAGTAGTTCAGCATCATCTGCTACAGCTGAAACGACATCAGAAAGAGTATTTTCAACTGAAACACCAACCACACAAAGCCCATCAACAGAAAGTAGTTCACATTATTCAGATACACCCACTTCCATGTCTACTGAGGAAGTAacttcttcagaatttttttctgtaacatcaGAAACTATTTTACCTGAAAGTAGTTCAACATCATCTGCTACACCTGAAACGACATCAGAAACAGTATTTTCAACTGAACCATCACCAACCACACAAAGCACAGAAAGTAGTTCACATTATTCAGATACACCCACTTCTGTTACTACTGTGGAAGTAACTTCAGAGACTACCTCAACTGCAAGTATTTCAGAATCATCTGGCATACCTGAATCAACATCAGAAACAGTAATTTCAACTGAAACACCAACCACACAAAGCCCATCAACCGAAAGTAGTTCACAATATTCAATTACACCCACTTCCGTGTCAACTGAGGAAGTAacttcttcagaatttttttctgtaacatcaGAAACTATTTTACCTGAAAGTAGTTCAGCATCATCTGCTACAGCTGAAACGACATCAGAAAGAGTATTTTCAACTGAAACACCAACCACACAAAGCCCATCAACAGAAAGTAGTTCACATTATTCAGATACACCCACTTCCGTGTGTACTGAGGAAGTAacttcttcagaatttttttctgtaacatcaGAAACTATTTCACCTGAAAGTAGTTCAACATCATCTGCTACACCTGAAACGACATCAGAAACAGTATTTTCAACTGAACCATCACCAACCACACAAAGCACAGAAAGTAGTTCACATTATTCAGATACACCCACTTCTGTTACTACTGTGGAAGTAACTTCAGAAACTACCTCAACTGCAAGTAGTTCAGAATCATCTGGCATACCTGAATCAACATCAGAAACAGTAATTTCAACTGAAACACCAACCACACAAAGCCCATCAACAGAAAGTAGTTCACATTATTCAGTTACACCCACTTCCGTATCAACTGAGGAAATAACTTCTTCAGAATTTTCTTCTGTAACATCAGAAACTATTTCACCTGAAAGTAGTTCAACATCATCTGCTACACCTGAAACAACATCAGAAACAGTATTTTCAACTGTAACATCACCAACCACACAAAGTACATCAACAGAAAGTAGTGCACAATATTCAATTACACCCACTTCTGTTACAGCTGTGGAAGTAACTTCTACAGAATCTTCTTCTATAACTTCAGAGACTACCTCAACTGAAAGTAGTTCAGAATCATCTGGCATACCCGAATCAACATCAGAAACAGTATTTTCAACTGAAACACCAACCACACAAAGCGCATCAACAGAAAATAGTTCACAATATTCAGTTACACCCACTTCCGTGTCAACTGAGGAAGTAACTTCTTCAGAATTTTCTTCTGTATCATCACAAACTACATCACCTGAAAGTAGTTCAGTATCATCTTCTACGCCTGAAACAACAACATCAAAAACTgtattttcaactgaaaaattacCAACTACAAGTTTACCTGAAACAATAACAACTGAAGATCCTTCTTCCTCTGTATCTTCTCCCACTCCACCAACCAAACCTATTGCAAGTAGTTTTGAGCCTTCTTCAATTACATCCTTTTCTGTGACAACTGAAGAAGTTTCTTCAAAATCTTCTTCTGTAACTTCACATAGTATCTTAACTGAGGGTACTACATTTTCATCAGGCACAACTGTAACAACTACAAGTGAACAGCCTTCTTCCCATGAAATTTCTTCCATTACTCCATTATTTTCAACTGTTTCAGAGTCTTCAACAGTCACTTCACAACCAATCACACTAATAACCAGTAGTGATACACCAATTACTGAGATTGGATCTTCTATTTTAAGTACTTCAATTTCATCTACTGCAACTCCAGCAGTTAGTGTTTCAATAAGTAGTAGTCAAGAGACAGACGTTACTGATACTACCAGTGCATCTAGTACACTTGTAACCAAGAAACCATCCACTCTGGATTTATCAACAATAGAGATAACCACTATATCAGAGGTATCTTCTACTTCAACACCAGCATCTAGCAGTTCAGTGACTTCTACTCAGGAACAAAGTACACTTTCTTCCACATCGCTCTCCTCAGCAACATATAAAGAAACCTCCACTGAATTCACACCAACATTAACTTCTAGTTCTGTATACACATCTGCTTCTACACCTGCAAGTCCAACCACAATGGGAAGCACAGATTCAACTACTAGGCTAATTGTTTCAACTGGTGCATCAACACAAGCGAGTTCACCTGTAACTGCTTCTACTCATATCAGTTCAGAATCACCTACAACTGAAAGAACTACAGAAATCACTACACATTCCAGTAGAAGCCATAAGACAAAGAGAACATTTCCCACGCGACCTGCAACCAAAACAAAGCCTTCAAAGCGTACAATACATACAATACATACCACAAATCCCACTGAACATACAAGACGCACACTTAAAACATTACGTACTGCGAAAACTGTACGACCTACAAAATTCACTCCAGCACGTAAGACTACCAGAATGTATAGATTAAATATCTCTTCAAACTATCCTCATCAGCAAACTAAAGAGAATAAGATTAGtctattagataaaatattttcattatttttataa